The Rosa rugosa chromosome 3, drRosRugo1.1, whole genome shotgun sequence sequence GCCTTATGGGTACTCGGAAAAACATCGAAAACATCATTCCTAGAGCAAAACGCGATGGCCGAACTTCTCCGAAGTGGAAAAATCTTGGAAATTACGAGTCTTGTAGGAAACCCAAATGAGGTATGAGTTGGAGGTTTGGGAATCGAGTAATTTGGGATGGTTGGTCTTAGTGTGTTGAAGATGTTAAGCGGTGGTGGGGAGTCGGGAAAAGAGAGAGACTTACAGGGGTGGACAAGGAGTAGCATAGCTTTTTGTTTATGTTGGTCACCTCATTAGCTCTAACCAACCTTGGAATCCACCATTCTGTGTAGCGTGGCCTTCCCAGCCAGTTTTATCCCTTCAGCTTCAGTGTGATATTTTTCGTTTTTAACCGAAGCGTTTATATATCACCGCTCATTATCAAAAGAAATGGATTTGGtccccaaaaaataaaaaaaataaaaaaatgtacaTCTGAATAATATTgaattaaattcagtttaatCTCTCGGCTCgaaaatcagtttttttttttttttttttttttaatgacaaTGGTTCCTGATAGGCCTGGGATCGGTTTGGCTCGGCTCGGGAATGGGCCTATACCAAGACCGATACCGACTTTATAGCCTGCTTTGATCGGTTCGGGATATCGGAATTTTATCAGGTATACCGATTGGTCCCGAAATCGATCGGTTCGGTACAATTTCGATACCAATCAGTTTCAATAGTTCGCCGGTGTTAACTCCACCTCTCCTTCAGGTTGTACAGCAACACATGCTCGAAAAGGATCACAGGGTTATTACTTTGAATGACAGCTTTCATCAAGCCTTTAGAATTTAAGGGGTTGAGCATGCTACCATTTGGATTCCAGGGATCGACTGAAAGTATGACTCAAGACGTTGTGAGTGCTCAGCCCTAAGTTGCCTACCCACTTCACCAGGTCCACGAATGACAACTGGTATCTTGAATTGACCTCCAGAAGTGTAGTGCAGCATACCACAGTTGCTGGAGATCTTGGTTAAAGGCTAGAAGGAGAAaacccatgttcatacccacaATAATTAGTCTCAGACCAGTCATGGCAGCTCCACCACGTCCACGCGCACAACACCACCACCCTCGCCGTCTCCGTCAACCCGTACCCACGACTCACCACGAATCCCAGCTACTCAATCCGAGAAAGAACCGCCACGGGCAGCGGAGCTCCAGAGGTCATGATCTGGTTTCGGCTTGGGTCGGACAATTCAGTATGTATTTAACCCCTACCGGGGCTGACCCGTTTACATAGTTTTCGGTACGGTTCAGGTCGGGATGCTGGGGAACTGTCTTTCAATACCGAGCCGATTGGTTTCGACTCGGATCAAACGGGATTGATATCGGTTTCTCGGCTTTGAATTCCCAGGCCTAGTTCCTGATCTTTCAAATTGCATCAGCCgcgttcaaatttcaaattctccTCCAAATATGATgtcatgtgctgagttggaAATGACATGGGGCCCCACTTTTTAggggggggtgtattgtatatggaattagtggaacttttaaagaaatctatggaatttcaaaaagtctgcacaaatctaaatacaatacaccccccctAAATGAACATTTTGAGCCTTTGACCCTCTCGATATAACTTCTTCTCAATTCGATCAAAAACCATAATTCTCATTCCGACCTCCAAAATCCAACTCAATTCCCTCGACCTAATTCATAATCTGCCTTCCCAATCAGACCCAGAGTGTCAAAATTGAACCTTTCCTCTATGGATGGGCCAATCAAGGTCTACAATGACAAATCAAGACCCTCACCACCGCCTACGTCGACCACGTGCTCGACGTCGTGCACTAAAACCGTCAATGGCTGCCACGACTTCAAGCAGGTTTAATAGAGACGGAAGCTTACCACTGAGGTGCAAGAAACCGAGCTCTCTCTACCTTGAGGTTCGCCTGAGCTTCTTCTCGCCTCGGCGAACTCTCCCTCACCGCCTTCGCTCCGCCGTGGAGGCTCTAATAGAGGAAACCGCTATAGGTGTTATCCTCACCATCTCTCTCGGTCCTTGAGAGGCTGTGAGTGACTGCACAACCTCGCCGGCACTATCGGGTTTGAAGAAGGAAATTGGGTCGGAGCATCAGATGATGGTAAATGCCTCACTGGAAAGTCAATCAGAGGAAGAAGCTGCTCCTATAGAGAAGAGGCCCGGAATCTTATTCATCGGATCAGCCACCGTCGGCAAAAGAACCTTCCTCTCTCGTAAAGCCTTCATCTTTCTTCAATTTCACGACTGACCCAAAATCTCTCTGTTTGGATCAGCCACCGTCACAAATTCATTACAGGATTACTAGGTTTGGACTTCAACGATGGCTCGAATTCTTCACAGTCTCAGTTGGCAGTTCATGGGTATGTGAAAAGTTTTCAATTGGGAGCAAatatttgatttttaatttctAGGATGTGGATTTTGATTAGGGTTTTAACTGATAGGTGGAGTATCAACACTAAGTACTACACAACTGATGTGTCTGTGTGGATGGCTCATCTTGACGATCATTTTTAGATTGAGAAGCTACCAATTTATGATTAGCTAGCTGTTTTGATCGATTATGGTCGTGATTTAAGGGGGATGAGGACATGGGTTGAGACATGGTGGAGGTGAacaaagagagacagagaggagCTCTCAGGTTTTATGGCTTTAACTAAGGTTTAGGTTCAGAGTGAAATTGAGATTTGAAGAAGGAAATTGGCTCGGAGAGTTGAgttgagaagaagaaaagaggaaaagagaTGAGGAAACGAGGTATGGGGTAATAaggggtagtttggacattttgTCCAAACTGAGAGTCAAAAGCTGAAAAGTGGTGCACCATGTCGGCTTCAACCCAACAGGTGACGTCAGATTTGGagggaaatttgaaatttggatgCAGATGATGCAATTTGGAAGATCATGTatcatcatgattaaaaaaaaaagggccaaaTTGATTTTCGACCCAAAATTTGAgagagtaaactgaatttaatccaataaTATTTATTCACATGGCTTCACAAAACCACTATTAGGAAATTAAATACATACACCAGAATTAAAATATTTGCAACAATAAATTATAGTGCCTACACGGCCTGAATGGGGTACAAAGTGGACCAaatagttgactttttgttcaagtcaatttttgagaaaattttcttcatgaaagttgtagaggacattaaaccaaGTTTGTGGACACGTAGTACGCTTAAATCGGAAGTCGTATGCTAACGTTATGAttgaaatactaaagttactgttcatgataaTTTTTAAGGaggagttactgtggtaagtttctgTAATGCTACtcgctcctctctctctctctctctccccgacctaCTCACCTTCTTCCGGCGATATCTCCTCCGTCCGGCGATGAATTTTGACGCCACAGGTACCattggaaagctctcttcctcctcttcaattATATGGTAGTTTAGTGGCTTGGTTTGTACTGTGGAAGGTACATCAAGGAGAAGAAGATCACTGCAGCATCATTTCTTCAGGTTTTGGTTGGAACTCTagtttccggccaccaccaGCGAAGATTCTTGTTGGGTCTTTGAGCTCTTGGATCATACAACCATCCCTCAAAGTCTCTTGGTCCAATTCGAAGTGTGGAGCATAAATCTAAGGATTGAAGATCAAGGGTTTCAAATTTCCCCTCTTTGCTTTTGAGGTAAATTCCGGACTTTCGGCttcaaattggactttgttgttgttatgaaagttgttgggcTTGATGAGAGGAAGATTTCAACATAGGTGTTGATACCGGTTCGGGGGTTGGCCGGCGGCGAGTGGGGGCCGATTATGGCTTCCTAAATTTGTTAATTGCATTTCTTGTAACTTGTGGAGCATGTTGATGTATGTTTTGTGAAAATTGAAGAAGGTTTAGTATTGATTGTGATTTTCCGAAATGTGGAGTTTTGGTTGTcaatttacgagaatccgactgTCAGatttctctcggttctgccctagaacctttaaattaacgaattggtgttagtggtgaagtttaggttgaatccgagaagaaatggagatgttggtttacgaggggttttcgggtttcgttttagaatcgtatttaattgtcgAATTATTgtttacggaatataattgtgtacaggatgaGGTACTGACCCATCACTCAACGAGAATCCATACACTTGGCCACGTTAGCtatatactgtgagtggacttttattatAAATAATGATGCCTGCGTttgtttcttgaattaatgctttatttaattatcatattattttgtcGAGCATATTAtttagtttcggatattatttggttTGGAATATTTGTTTGGAATATTgattggattttccatcatgattttcgaATGTGAGTTTTCTATGCTCGAATTTGGATTTACGATTTATAATGATTTTCAACGAactattttccgaggtgatttcggTAATTAAATGTTGTTCACATTCGTTGATTTTGAGATTCCGGGAAGAATTTCGAAAAAGGGATTTTCGATGGAACTATAATTATCTATTATATGTTTGACCTTTGGTTTTAGCATTGGGAATGCCTGGTGATGATTTCGGATTGGGATATATAATTTTGTTTAACTTCAcctatttgtttattgatttgagatttattttggcgtgtgggacacgttgttgaatttaattaaattatcaTGAGATTCTCtcagtacggttgggaatcgtactcaTGATTTCTCAGTACTATTGGGAATCATACTCATGATTATTATTTGCGAGATTTTGAGGAAGCTTTATGGATGTATTGGTTTTTGAAtgattttcttcaccatactTGAGTTGATATAAGTTGTTcgtttagttctcctcctcacatgagtggcagtcgaggctCCTCCtcatttactttgtgtttgtgggtcGAAGTCGAGAATAAAACCTGGGAGGCTCCGACCGAGTCTGGGAGACTCCTTTGTTGTATGGTGATATTCATCTTCTCCTTACTTTATGTTtactcttaaccagcggggctggtatgctttcacgagattttgagaATAAAGAAATATATTTTCTAAACGTTACATGCattgagattttataagtttaactatgtgggaaagtattaaagctttgcttcatttaaattatcttatttatttatttatttatttatttttgtccactcacgctaacgtgtttttcaattacgttcccctgggccctttggtttcaaatgcccaatttgcaggctagattagttgaggtcgggcgcacatggagttgaggcatagttgtcactgcttccgcattgtaggatctaTCGATCATTTACccattttgttttatatttttgtGTATTAGAATTGCTGTGATAACATtttgggattaatattgtttaaGTTGAGACTTGTATAATGTGAAATggaagatgttgtgatttggggaggatggtggctccaggagttgaggATGGTGTATTTGATATTAGAAGCATAAATGTTTTGttttacaggttttgggtagtccacttttaggagaagttctgccaaatttttggtagaatttcttctaagatgGGCCCCGCAGgaccacttcggatttcagagTGAAATCCGGGGCAGGTCCTGTTTGGTTTCATCCTATTCCAGTTACCACTGATCTAGTGACATAGTCTCATTTTTGTAAGTGGGAGGTCGTGAGTTTGACTCAAATAGATTAGTTGATGTAtttgaggaagaaaaaaaaaaaaaaaaccagtatGTTCCCTGTTTTGACTTCTGAGTTCAATAATTCTGTATCTCTCTCATGGTTGACTATTTCGTTTTCCTCATTCATGAATCTATTATCCTCTCTATTGCAATCAAAGAGCTGTAATTCCCACTTTCTGCTCTCACGTCTTTCTATAGCCGAAACTTCCCGGAGACCAAGGTTCATGGACCTCATATATGGTATTCTCTTACAAAGTGGGCGGATTCTATAACTCGATCCAGTATATGAACTAAACGATCGAATACCGATACAAGGTAATTTTTAGAGCTTTTTGTTTTACTTCATTCATCCTTTTTCTACATGCATATTGCTTTGGGCtccatttctttatttttcttccagTGTATTGTATGGTTTTCTTGCTTGATCATTAGCTTTCGAGGGGTCTCATTCTAATTGTTCACTTCATACTCTTGATTCAACAAGTTTAAAGTTTCTGTAAGAATATATTCCTTTATTAACATGATCTGATATATGACTAGCGAACCCTGTTGTTATTAGGAATTGGTCCTGTTTCATTCATGTTGAGCTTCTAGTTTTGATGTTACTTCCCGAATTGTGTTTTGATAAAATGCAGAATTGTGGTTTGATAAAATGCATGTGACTAGAAGGGAGCTTGTCCTGCTGTTCATCTGTTcatccttagtttttctttcttgctCGAACATCTTTGTGGCAGAATACAATTGATACATGTTCCTCTATGTCATTTTATATGTTGAAACTTGCAAACTTCAAACAAGTCAATGTATGCATATTTGGAACCTGGGTACTACTTTGATCCTTTTATAAGAAACTTGGTTGTGATGGTGAAATGTTCAGGTGCTATTATGATTAAACCCTTTAATATTAATTAGGATTTCACTATTTGATAGGTACACTATATTTCTTCCGGAGCCTGGCTCTCTGATCCTATAATTTCTTAAGTAATACAAGTTGAGATATAGAAGAAGATGTTCAATCTCTTGCATCTACTGGAGCTGAAACTAAATGGAAACTTCTCAAGCTTGTTGCAacattcttccttaaaattagTACTTCTGGCCATTTTCCTCATCCTCTTATTTAGATGGTTTTTCAACTTCATAAATTCAGCCACCCCCACAAACAGATCACCACCTTCTCCACCAAAGCTGCCTGTGATTGGAAACCTTCATCAACTAGGCTTGCACGTTCATTGTTCACTTCAGTCCTTAGCTCAACAACACGGGGCCCTCATGCTGCTGCACTTCGGTAGCGTGCCAGTCCTTGTGGTCTCGTCGGCTGAGGCTGCCCGTGAGATCATGAAGACCCATGATGGCACATTCACTGACAGACCCAAATTTACCTTCTTTAAGAAGCTTTTCTATAATTACAAAGATATCCTATCAGCACCTTATGGTGAGTATTGGAGGCAGATAAAAAGTATATGTGTCTTAAACCTTTTGAGCAATAAAAGGGTTTGCTCTTTTCATGCGGTGAGGGAAGAGGAATCAAAATCCATGATCAATAGCATACAACAGTTCTGTTCTATATCATCCTCcccctcctcttcctccttatcagtTTTGAATTTAAGTGAAATGTTTCTGACACTTACTAATGATATCGTCTGTCGAGTGGCTCTTGGAAGGAAGTACAGTGATCGAGGGGAAGGTGGAAGGATGTTTAAAGAGCTTTCTGTAGAGTTTTCAGAGTTAATGTCACGTCTTAATATCGGTGATTATATCCCATGGCTTGCTTGGTTTAGCCATGTTAATGGTTTGGATGCTAAATTGGATAATCTGGCTAAACGGTTTGATGACTTTTTAGAAATGGTTGTTCAAGAGCATATGGATTGTTCAAAGAGTACTTTACAGGGACATGGCCATGTTCATACCAACGACGACGATCAGAGGGATTTTGTTGACGTTTTTCTTTGGCTTCAGAAAGAAAATGCAGATGTGATTGGGTATCCTATTGATGCAGTAAGCATAAAGGCTATCATCCTGGTAAATTCCAAACCCTACGTACACCCATTAGTAACACTCTCTTTTAATCACTGACATcctatacatttttttttaatcacaaaCAGTGAGATTTCATACTGATATAGTGGTAGCAGATTGTTACACCTTCATCTAATCTGTTATTCAACGATATTCTCATTTAGTAATACCAGCAAAACATAGATAACTAGAATTAGAACCAATGCCAGTTTCATCCATAAGTTGTGAGAAGTTAATCTACATGATTCAAAAGATTCTTTTGATATATTTATTCAAACAATTTAAAATGCTACACTTAAGGACCAAATAACAAGTTTCTATCCAACTAACCTTTGATGTAGTGGAGACAAATTCTATATAGCTAGACTTAATTTTCCAGTCTATATGTGTTGAGGGTGTGTGTATCAGCAAGTCTTGTTCCCAATAAAGTTTTACTTATGCtggtatcttttttcttttttttcctctttgttttcctttttatgCTAGTCATATATGTTTTGATCAGGAAATTGGATCTCATTGAATtaatattcttctttttttatctcCATATTAACAGAATATAATGATTTAGACAGTCATCTAAGGAATAACATCCAGTGAAAAACTTGTAATGAAATATTTTAGTAAAAAGTGCACGGGTGGCACAGTATGGCTTTGAAAAGATTCAGGGTGAActcaaaatttaaataaatcAAATACTGTCACATTGTTAGGTGGACAAATATCTAGTCGTTAAAAACGCTAAGACTccataaaacaaagaaaatgacaattttctgcCCCCTGTAATACGGCATTCACTTTATCTTATTAGCTCTATATTGTGTAAGAGGTTGTTATAATCAATCTTAAGAATAAATATACTTTTCTTGTAGGATATGTTTGCTGCTGGCACTGATACTATATTTACAGCTATAGAGTGGGTGATGTCTGAACTTTTAAGACACCCAAGGGTCATGAAAAAATTGCAAAATGAGGTCAGGGGAATAGCTGGAAACAAGACAGAGATAACAGAGGATGACTTGGTGGGCATGCACTATTTAAAGGCAGTGATCAAGGAAACCCTTCGCTTACATCCTCCCGCTCCATTACTAGTGCCCAGGGTGTCGACACAAGATGTGAAAATAAACGATTATGACATTATGGCCAACACACAGGTTATAGTGAATGCGTGGGCAATTGGAAGAGATCCAAATTCATACAACAACCCTGAAGAGTTTGAGCCAGAAAGGTTCCTGAATAGTGCCATAGATTATAAGGGTGATAATTTCCAATATATTCCATTTGGGGCTGGCCGAAGGGGCTGCCCAGGAATTCAGTTTGCCTTGGCTGTTAAAGAGATTGCTTTGGCCAATCTAGTGCACAGGTTTGATTGGGCATTGCCGGAAGGTGTAAGAGGGGAGGACTTAGACATGTCTGAATCCACTGGTGCGAGCATACATAGAAAATATCCTCTTAAAGCAGTCGCTATTCCATATTCTTGCTGATATAGGGCACTGTTTGGTTGACTGGAATCATAAAAGGGGAAAATGAATTGAACTCCTTTCCTTGACTACCTTGGAATGGAAAGGGATTTATTATTTCCATTTCaaggtttgaaactttgaatgaaACAAGGATTTATTATTTCCATTGGGAAAAACAAATTTCAGACTCAATAATACCCTGTGCAATAATACAGATATTACTAATACTCATCCTTGGTAATGTATGTGAGATCATAGAATGTCGCGAAGTATTGAAAGTAATGTTGTTACTTGTTAGCTATCACAAGTAAATTAAACAAATTGTACTTAAAAGTGCACAAGGAGACACGTTGCAATTGTACTTATATTTATTTGGATTCTGGACTTCATTTCATCATTTGTATAGAATATAGAAATAGTATAATGGTTTATTTGCCGAATCCGAGTTCTTCTTCGTTCATAAAAATTTCCAGTTCATGAGCTAGTTTCTTTAATCGCATCTCAATTGTACAAGAAGAGAAAAGTTAGAgaaattaaaacataactaatgGCTGGTTTGGTGGCGGACATATTCCACGCAGGCGTGGTCCGGCTACTGGTGCGGGAAGTGGATCGCCGGCACGGTTGGTGGACGTTGGTGGTGGTACGCGTCCGACAGCACGCGGGGGAGGATGGAAGGGCAGTTGGGTCATGGGCCTTTGATCTGTTGATGGGCTTTTCCTGGTGGGTTTGTGTGATCTAATATTATGTTTAGTAGGTTGTTTAAAGTTTAAGTGTAttttctgtgcagaaaaatccCTACCACATATTGGTAGGGACATGTGAGCGATGTCCAGGTCTGCATACTCAGTATACCTTGTCTACCCTAGCGAGGCGGCTGATCATGCATTGGTTGCAACCTCCTGGTGGCGGGATGAAACGACGTGTCGTCGTTTTATTTCCGATCGGCAGCATTTTGGGAAAGCTATTACTTTATTGGTACTATGACACTGCTTTAACTTTCCGATATGCCACCGttattgtaaagcaaatggagtagtcgGTATGACACTCTTTGCTATTAGGTGCATGTTTGAATACATTGTTATTGTAGAGAGTCCTATTATTATTCCTGTTGAGGtgtattgtaatcaggggtttcgACATCATGTCCCCCCTATGATTCATCTGTTTCATTAGTAAAGGCGTGAGGGCAGCCGCATAGCCCTTatttcataaaaaataaaaaataaaatggcTGCAGGTTATATGTAGGTCAGAGAAAATTCAAGATTGAATATTGCAAAGGCTTCCGTCATCCATGCATGGAAGAATAGAGCAGAATTACATTCATCAATAGGAAGCAGACAAAAAAAGTGGGGGGCAAGCAAACATATACAAATTAAGGATGATGCATTTGTTACTGCAGTGACTTCCATCGGTCTTCATCATTTGGGCTACCTTGATGACGATACAACAGTCCCCTGGCCTAGGCTATTACAAAGTGTTGGAAAAGGAAACCATTTCCTTTTCCAGTCCCCAATTCCAAAATAACAAACGGGGCCTAGGAGTACTATAAGTCTGTAACTGGcattactattttcattttgcaTCACCAAGGAAAATACTTAATTTGTAAAGGGCGTCGAGTCTTTGCCAGCGTCGATACCAGTAAGCAAACAATCTGATTGCTTTCATTGTCTGGGTGAGAGATCACGGGGTATACTTTGATGTTGAGGGCACTTTCTATCGCTGTTAACTTGTAGTTCTCCTCATTGTGGTTATGCAAAAGTGGTCTTCGCTGTTGCAGGTTAGACTGGTTTTCATGGAGTCGGCCATTTAATGTTGTCCACCGTTAACAGTCTTCTTGGAGTCGGTTGCTTGCAAGTCTTGGTCAAGGAAGGCTAGCGACGACGTTCGACATATGTCATGGTTGGGACTTGGGATGTTGGGTACCTAAAGGAAGGCTAGCTGATCAAGTTTTTTGAGGAGGTTGCCTTGCACCCTCACGGCCTTACTCGTGACTTGACTTGCttctttggttttggttttggggatGGGAGGTCAGTTATTTTGTGTGGTTCCAGTGATCCGCCTATAAGCTTTGGTGGATGATGAAATCAGTTGGATGAAGGTCTTCTTTGCCTACCATAGTTAAGACCGAGTCTGTCGTACGTCTAACATGCATAGTGACTACATTGAAGGCACGACAACTACATGACTACTTACATCTTTAAAATATCAAGTTGCGTGTTAACTTTATTCATGTATGCAGAGACTGAGTAGGTAGGCTGGTTTCTTATTCTTCATTTGCTTACCCATTTCATTAATATCTTTGGCTTCAAAATTCAAAGGACAGCAAAACTATTATTCAGTTGGTGGCGTAATATCCACTACGTGCAGAAAGAAAGTTATTGAGCTTTATTACCTCACAGCAACTACAACTGCTGCACTGCACTGCATTGTATTGCTCTGACAGTACGTATGTCTATaattatatgtatataattGATAAGACTATTCGTATGCAAAAGAAAAACAGGGATACAACAAGTTTTCATAGACATTGCGAACGTGAAGTGAAGATGAACCGAAGGAAAGTGAGTCGGAAGATCTGATATCATTATTATGGCGAAAAAGTTCATGAACTTGGAGTAGAAAAGAATAgggttttcaattatgattctattcatcccacaaaggggtatatatacaaggacaagaggagtagtctaaccctaataggaaacaatcattcctataattacatgataatctaaataaataagaatcataattacataagatttacagctattctacactccccctcaagttggtgcatagatatctatcatgcccaacttgtcaactgagctgtcgaatatcttcctggacactcctttagtaagaacatcagctaactgctcttctgagtttacaaatggaaaacgaataacctttctgtcaagattttctttaataaaatgacggtcaacctccacatgctttgtcctatcatgctgaactggattatgtgcaatctcaattgcagctttattatcacaatgcaaatccataggttgtttaagcttgtaacctagatctttcaggacattacgaatccataacatttcacagactccatgtgccatacctcgaaattctacttctgcacttgatctggccacaactttctgtttcttgctacgccaagtgacaaggttccctcctacaaaagtgaagtacccagatgtagaacgcctgtcagttttatcaccagcccaatctgcatctgtgtatcccacaacttccaattcatccttTTTCTCAAACAGTaatcctttacctggcgccatcttcaaatacctcaaaatccgaaaaactgcatccatatgttcttcactaggacaatgcataaactgactaacaacactcacagcataagcaatatcaggtctagtatgtgaaagataaatcaaccttcctacaagacgttgataccttcctttatcagttggaacttgatcaggataaatggcaagtctgtgattcatctcaatgggtgtctcaattggactgcagtccagcatccccgtttcagcaagtaagtcaagaacatacttcctctgtgaca is a genomic window containing:
- the LOC133739852 gene encoding cytochrome P450 736A117-like; its protein translation is MFNLLHLLELKLNGNFSSLLQHSSLKLVLLAIFLILLFRWFFNFINSATPTNRSPPSPPKLPVIGNLHQLGLHVHCSLQSLAQQHGALMLLHFGSVPVLVVSSAEAAREIMKTHDGTFTDRPKFTFFKKLFYNYKDILSAPYGEYWRQIKSICVLNLLSNKRVCSFHAVREEESKSMINSIQQFCSISSSPSSSSLSVLNLSEMFLTLTNDIVCRVALGRKYSDRGEGGRMFKELSVEFSELMSRLNIGDYIPWLAWFSHVNGLDAKLDNLAKRFDDFLEMVVQEHMDCSKSTLQGHGHVHTNDDDQRDFVDVFLWLQKENADVIGYPIDAVSIKAIILDMFAAGTDTIFTAIEWVMSELLRHPRVMKKLQNEVRGIAGNKTEITEDDLVGMHYLKAVIKETLRLHPPAPLLVPRVSTQDVKINDYDIMANTQVIVNAWAIGRDPNSYNNPEEFEPERFLNSAIDYKGDNFQYIPFGAGRRGCPGIQFALAVKEIALANLVHRFDWALPEGVRGEDLDMSESTGASIHRKYPLKAVAIPYSC